The following proteins are co-located in the Pochonia chlamydosporia 170 chromosome 6, whole genome shotgun sequence genome:
- a CDS encoding F-box domain, cyclin-like protein (similar to Metarhizium robertsii ARSEF 23 XP_007822722.1), which produces MDVQQCTTIHNLPFELISSIANHLDLQDFKAFRLTSRLIAQSTRSLLASEHFNGLLWRPDAARLYELSRIPECARRIRSVTFNFARLNEYKALHESFSHLSLAEPGLTSEMLHGKWEQYFETQRQMKALGGFRLDLVKKALGGLPSLKELTLTWTRCPWRRDTEPWRLFSADVSIRMAKREVFDVQDAVLRELRNAWVRLDTLNLEPIPLKGPAGELYPGGEAGFSSVDDGRTDILQVSGFDFFRGLRRLNLVLHRKSEDVLEEGLQAVLRQTALRELRLEYLPWERNHPCTLFLEGIYLPELNVLEVKGLEVGLRNLAVFLARHRRTLKKLSLRDMKGIPHTGEDGDMSGGSGDTEDMELWRVKGDSGIVRVDVETWEELFTMMRETLVELEDVEVRGGFTDPLTGRKCWFYCDHLGVPGDEWSVSALPLEKYLLDGGEMPELVFLREV; this is translated from the coding sequence ATGGACGTCCAACAATGCACAACAATTCACAACCTCCCATTCGAACTCATcagcagcatcgccaaccatCTCGACCTCCAAGACTTTAAAGCCTTCCGCCTCACAAGCCGTCTCATAGCCCAATCTACACGGAGCCTCCTTGCCAGCGAACACTTCAACGGACTGCTCTGGCGACCAGACGCCGCTCGTCTGTACGAGTTGTCACGGATACCAGAATGCGCAAGGAGAATACGCTCCGTCACATTCAACTTCGCCCGTTTGAACGAGTACAAGGCCCTCCATGAGTCATTCAGCCACCTCTCCCTCGCGGAGCCGGGCTTGACTTCCGAAATGCTCCATGGCAAGTGGGAGCAGTATTTCGAGACGCAGCGACAGATGAAGGCACTGGGTGGGTTTCGGCTAGatttggtgaagaaggcgtTGGGAGGGCTGCCGTCTTTGAAGGAGCTGACGTTGACGTGGACGCGGTGTCCGTGGAGAAGGGACACTGAGCCGTGGAGGCTGTTTAGTGCGGATGTGTCTATTCGGATGGCTAAGCGGGAGGTGTTTGATGTGCAGGACGCGGTTTTGCGAGAGCTACGGAACGCGTGGGTAAGGTTGGATACGTTGAATTTGGAGCCGATTCCGCTGAAGGGTCCGGCGGGCGAGTTGTATCCTGGTGGTGAGGCGGGATTTTCCAGTGTGGACGATGGGAGAACGGATATTTTGCAGGTGTCTGGCTTTGATTTCTTCAGGGGACTACGACGGCTGAATCTTGTGTTGCATAGAAAGTCGGAGGATGTGTTGGAGGAGGGCTTGCAGGCGGTGCTTCGGCAAACGGCCTTGAGGGAACTGCGGTTGGAGTATCTTCCTTGGGAGAGGAACCATCCTTGTACTTTGTTCCTGGAGGGGATCTATCTGCCGGAGCTGAATGTGCTGGAAGTTAAAGGGCTGGAGGTCGGGTTACGGAATTTAGCTGTGTTTCTGGCCAGACATCGACGTAcattgaagaagttgagcCTGCGAGATATGAAGGGAATACCTCATACAGGGGAAGACGGTGACATGAGTGGAGGTTCGGGGGATAcagaagacatggagctttgGAGAGTGAAAGGTGATAGTGGCATAGTAAGGGTGGACGTGGAAACGTGGGAGGAGCTCTTTACCATGATGCGGGAGACGCTTGTAGAGCTGGAGGACGTTGAGGTTAGGGGAGGGTTTACTGATCCACTGACTGGTAGGAAGTGTTGGTTTTATTGTGATCATCTTGGAGTACCGGGGGATGAGTGGTCGGTGTCTGCGCTTCCGTTGGAGAAGTATTTGTTGGATGGGGGTGAGATGCCAgagttggtgtttttgagAGAGGTGTGA